A genomic region of Metopolophium dirhodum isolate CAU chromosome 1, ASM1992520v1, whole genome shotgun sequence contains the following coding sequences:
- the LOC132935957 gene encoding ATP-dependent RNA helicase vasa-like has protein sequence MEEDWNNIPGVNTTYGHLDQNKTGHTVKNSYTRWDADDHDDWDLSKSNTDKSNECNNYTNWDPTNNNGHTDDDKIIDKHCDNIQIDGTDYVDWNQTKSEADYQTADTTNLESDESWGNQISSEQVTYSTDTGNYSDYNDIEQITSNHQKYQSNGYNNSSSGYQKRSRFDKNSNKNGNNDRGNGKSEKPVVQKSTYIPPDFEENDDLTIEAGLNFEKYDKIEVTVSGMDVPKNITSFKDSGLREILLCNLTKYHYSIPTPIQKYAIPIIMNGKDMIASAQTGSGKTAAFVLPILNSLISEPSEIVVDYNHCEPQVLILSPTRELAIQICEVSTKLSRGTSIRCELLYGGTAPYHQKEKILRGVHIIVATPGRLIDFVNQGLITFSSLRFFVLDEADRMLDMGFSLDIERILSDNTMVSSAERSTVMFSATLPIDVQQIAKSYLKPDYISVAVGEIGGACKDVTQTFVEVTKYSKKMELVSLLNKKDDCEGIIVFVEQKRQADFIAAFLSELNFPTTSIHGDRLQPEREKALRDFKTKKMKVLVATAVAARGLDIMGVTTVVNFDLPKTIEEYVHRIGRTGRLGNSGRAVSFYDPDIDSAMAPYLVNTLKLADQNIPEFLSKYSGEGYEPLSQFNDIRSDVTVMSEYIEEEEEEELW, from the exons ATGGAAGAAGATTGGAATAATATACCTGGAGTAAATACAACATATGGACATTTAGACCAAAATAAAACTGGTCatacagttaaaaattcatatacTCGTTGGGATGCTGATGATCATGACGATTGGGATTTATCTAAAAGCAACACTGATAAATCTAATGAGtgcaataattatacaaattgggATCCAACTAATAACAATGGTCATACTGatgatgataaaattattgataaacattgtgataatattcaaattgatGGTACTGACTATGTCGACTGGAATCAAACAAAATCTGAAGCTGATTATCAAACTGCTGATACAACTAATCTTGAATCTGATGAATCTTGGGGAAATCAAATTTCAAGTGAGCAAGTAACCTATAGTACAGATACTGGAAATTATTCAGATTACAATGACATTGAGCAAATTACCAGTAATCATCAAAAATATCAAAGTAACGGATATAATAACAGTAGTAGTGGTTACCAGAAACGTTCACGGTttgacaaaaattcaaataaaaatggtaATAATGATAGAGGCAATGGTAAATCTGAAAAGCCCGTCGTGCAAAAATCTACTTATATTCCTCCAGATTTTGAGGAAAACGATGACTTAACAATTGAAGCAGGATTAAACTTTGAAAAATACGATAAAATTGAAGTAACAGTAAGTGGAATGGATGTACCCAAAAACATAACATCATTTAAAGATTCTGGGCTacgtgaaatattattatgcaacttGACCAAATATCATTATAGTATTCCTACTCCTATACAAAAATACGCTATACCAATCATTATGAATGGAAAAGATATGATAGCTAGTGCTCAAACTGGTTCCGGAAAAACT gCAGCTTTTGTTTTACcaattttaaacagtttaatcAGTGAACCATCTGAAATAGTTGTTGATTACAATCATTGCGAGCCACAAGTTTTAATCCTGTCTCCTACCAGAGAACTTGCTATACAAATATGTGAAGTTTCAACTAAATTGAGCAGAGGTACTTCAATTAGATGTGAACTTCTTTATGGCGGAACAGCACCTTATcaccaaaaagaaaaaattctg agAGGTGTTCATATAATTGTGGCTACTCCGGGACGTTTAATTGATTTTGTGAATCAAGGTTTAATTACTTTTTCATCTTTACGATTTTTTGTACTTGATGAGGCTGATCGAATGTTGGATATGGGTTTCTCACTTGACATTGAACGCATATTAAGTGATAATACTATGGTGTCGTcg gcaGAAAGATCAACAGTCATGTTTTCAGCAACCTTGCCCATAGATGTTCAACAAATAGCtaagtcttatttaaaaccAGATTATATATCAGTAGCTGTTGGAGAAATTGGAGGGGCATGTAAAGATGTTACACAAACATTTGTAGAAGTTACtaagtatagtaaaaaaatggaGTTAGTTTCTTTGCTAAATAAAAAAG ATGATTGCGAaggtataattgtatttgttgaacAAAAAAGACAAGCTGATTTCATAGCAGCCTTTCTAAGTGAACTCAACTTTCCCACAACAAGCATACACGGAGATCGTCTACAGCCAGAACGAGAAAAAGCCTTAAGAGATTTCAAGACTAAAAAAATGAAGGTCTTGGTAGCCACTGCTGTAGCTGCTAGAGGACTAG atataATGGGTGTTACAACGGTAGTGAATTTTGATTTACCAAAAACAATCGAAGAATATGTGCACAGAATTGGACGTACTGGGAGATTAGGAAATTCAGGCCGTGCGGTTTCATTTTATGACCCAGATATCGATTCTGCCATGGCACCATATTTAGTTAACACTCTTAAACTG gCCGATCAAAATATTCCAGAATTTTTATCAAAGTATAGCGGTGAAGGTTATGAACCTTTGAGTCAGTTTAATGACATAAGATCg gaTGTTACAGTAATGTCTGAGTATatcgaagaagaagaagaagaagaactTTGGTAA